In Dryobates pubescens isolate bDryPub1 chromosome 31, bDryPub1.pri, whole genome shotgun sequence, one DNA window encodes the following:
- the LOC104300325 gene encoding gastrokine-1-like, translating to MKCTIVTTILLGLFLAPALGVFVGQQTGQQVFPGQDVFPGQDVFPGQDVFPGRPVFPGQDNSQNPNLNQHTTVIVGTQILTIKRQLRVAVIDQRSTLRPWKSIWNYQTGVIATKVTSEGVCYISTMDRKLMPTFDALPRLAEQNKLLQVQGRPSKEVIYVIKRPILNLQSYGQEISTLCRGLTTYETYEVYGPQYTVNQGSCSRFDVLHILDLVYCRANNKA from the exons ATGAAGTGCACT aTTGTGACTACCATCCTCCTGGGCCTcttcctggctccagccctcggAGTTTTT GTTGGGCAACAAACTGGACAGCAGGTGTTCCCTGGGCAGGACGTGTTCCCTGGGCAGGATGTCTTCCCCGGGCAGGATGTCTTCCCCGGCAGGCCGGTGTTCCCCGGGCAGGATAACTCTCAG AATCCCAACCTGAACCAGCACACCACAGTCATCGTGGGCACCCAAATTCTGACCATCAAAAGGCAGCTGCGTGTGGCAGTTATTGACCAGAGGAGCACCCTGAGGCCATGGAAATCCATCTGGAACTACCAGACG GGTGTGATTGCCACCAAAGTGACATCAGAGGGAGTTTGCTACATTTCCACCATGGACAGGAAGCTGATGCCCACCTTTGATGCTCTGCCCAGACTGGCTGAACAGAACAAG CTCCTGCAGGTTCAAGGAAGACCTTCAAAGGAGGTCATCTACGTCATCAAGAGACCCATCCTCAACCTCCAGTCCTACGGCCAAGAGATCTCCACCCTGTGCAGAGGCCTCACAACCTACGAGACCTACGAAGTGTATG GACCCCAATACACTGTCAACCAGGGATCATGCTCCAGATTCGATGTCCTCCACATTCTGGACCTTGTCTACTGCCGTGCCAACAACAAGGCCTAA
- the LOC128898732 gene encoding gastrokine-1-like, with the protein MKCMIVTTVLLGLFLAPALGVFVGQQTGQQVFPGQDVFPGQDVFPGQDVFPGRPVFPGQDNSQNPNLNQHTTVIVGTQILTIKRQLRVAVIDQRSTLRPWKSIWNYQTGVIATKVTSEGVCYISTMDRKLMPTFDALPRLAEQNKLLQVQGRPSKEVIYVIKRPIINLQSYGQEISTLCRGLTTYETYEVYGPQYTVNQGSCSRFDVLHILDLVYCRANNKA; encoded by the exons ATGAAGTGCATG aTTGTGACTACCGTCCTCCTGGGCCTcttcctggctccagccctcggAGTTTTT GTTGGGCAACAAACTGGACAGCAGGTGTTCCCTGGGCAGGACGTGTTCCCTGGGCAGGATGTCTTCCCCGGGCAGGATGTCTTCCCCGGCAGGCCGGTGTTCCCCGGGCAGGATAACTCTCAG AATCCCAACCTGAACCAGCACACCACAGTCATCGTGGGCACCCAAATTCTGACCATCAAAAGGCAGCTGCGTGTGGCAGTTATCGACCAGAGGAGCACCCTGAGGCCATGGAAATCCATCTGGAACTACCAGACG GGTGTGATTGCCACCAAAGTGACATCAGAGGGAGTTTGCTACATTTCCACCATGGACAGGAAGCTGATGCCCACCTTTGATGCTCTGCCCAGACTGGCTGAACAGAACAAG CTCCTGCAGGTTCAAGGAAGACCTTCAAAGGAGGTCATCTACGTCATCAAGAGACCCATCATCAACCTCCAGTCCTATGGCCAAGAGATCTCCACCCTGTGCAGAGGCCTCACAACCTACGAGACCTACGAAGTGTATG GACCCCAATACACTGTCAACCAGGGATCATGCTCCAGATTCGATGTCCTCCACATTCTGGACCTTGTCTACTGCCGTGCCAACAACAAGGCCTAA